A genome region from Coprococcus phoceensis includes the following:
- a CDS encoding HD-GYP domain-containing protein yields the protein MSYVRGGVMEQEKPMVCTDKDFGRFYVALKLNLKTNRYECIYSHNQEVFEIARKTEDYDTFIQIYIERFIHDADKSKLRDFLLSDKLTENLVHGYAEQDIIYRRIESEKSYIKMRAKKYVDIKDNIAMITLHNVKRTYRSVMEMKRELQKNERDKTKQYWNMVSLLSTVLDHNNLSEAENQDNIIFFTKQMYLQLQKNYPEYGITDEEVEAVSHLAPIHDIGKIRVPVEILNKNGRLTEEEMETVRQHPLVGAEMTKKFPKGLTIDKLNALSYEICRHHHERYDGAGYPDGLHGEEIPLCAQVVGLADAYDALISPRPYKSKLTHGEALQMILNGECGSFSQPLLHCFMEAAMQKEWIKKADS from the coding sequence TTGAGTTATGTAAGAGGTGGAGTTATGGAGCAGGAAAAACCAATGGTTTGCACAGATAAGGATTTTGGCAGGTTTTATGTAGCATTAAAATTAAATCTAAAAACAAATAGGTATGAATGCATTTACTCACATAATCAAGAGGTATTTGAAATAGCAAGAAAGACAGAAGATTATGATACGTTTATTCAGATATATATAGAGAGATTTATTCATGATGCTGATAAATCAAAGCTACGAGATTTCCTGTTAAGCGATAAGTTAACAGAAAATCTGGTTCATGGCTATGCAGAGCAGGATATCATATACCGCAGAATAGAGAGTGAAAAATCTTATATAAAGATGAGGGCTAAGAAATATGTGGATATAAAAGATAATATAGCAATGATTACATTACATAATGTAAAAAGAACCTACAGATCCGTAATGGAAATGAAACGAGAACTCCAGAAGAACGAGCGCGATAAGACCAAGCAATATTGGAATATGGTGTCATTATTGTCTACAGTTCTGGATCATAATAATTTATCAGAAGCGGAAAACCAGGACAATATTATTTTCTTTACAAAGCAGATGTATCTCCAGCTGCAGAAAAATTATCCGGAATATGGAATTACAGACGAAGAAGTAGAAGCTGTATCACATTTGGCGCCAATTCATGATATTGGAAAAATCAGGGTGCCTGTTGAAATCCTGAACAAAAATGGCAGGCTGACAGAAGAAGAGATGGAAACCGTGAGACAGCATCCACTGGTTGGAGCTGAAATGACAAAGAAGTTTCCAAAAGGTCTTACTATAGACAAATTAAATGCGCTTAGTTATGAAATCTGCAGACATCATCATGAACGATATGACGGAGCAGGGTATCCGGATGGTTTGCATGGAGAAGAAATTCCTCTTTGTGCACAGGTTGTGGGACTGGCTGATGCATATGATGCCTTAATCAGTCCTCGCCCTTATAAAAGTAAACTGACTCATGGAGAAGCATTGCAAATGATCCTGAACGGGGAATGTGGCTCGTTCTCCCAACCACTGCTTCATTGTTTTATGGAAGCGGCAATGCAGAAGGAATGGATAAAAAAGGCAGATAGCTAA
- a CDS encoding SpaA isopeptide-forming pilin-related protein, translating into MKRKKRWLRWIAWTLLLVLCMNSAGTTVLAVSVEEENIPNINSTQEGEMRTEDFIPEESTSLSEETSKEENTSPSEETPGEEITPPLEEIPEEEITPSQGELSEEEKAFEEQIAQEESPKLQEISEGFDIDFYVIIDGNKVKLQHNDITGIATWKDGRTTYHGVSIEDLLRIYEEFGFVKNSESQNPDAIKKFVSAYRGKSRIEYGEVYTDTESGKTYVSYNYGQNKQGEAVDVYYLPNGKGVALNLKDSVKKDNSFYSVEVKGEGQDRIRYALTGTVVEEAVADFNPKLPDQTDQIEWTCMGTDDKVIDGIRESGNQTRFAIGKITQSYVIQRADQTAFDIQFYIYADNEVRKLPADSLKKVYKWNRQGRCYLSVSDLAEIYREFGLNAEETQSGNYFPYTVRGEKTLAQATVVTYKGQQYVSYNLDKQEATVPTDVYYMPKGASDGEKIPDNNSDQIKQNKNSFYSVTVINPDGNRTVSYYKKDSAVTISVDPGDTKESDWLCASEDENKTISPVKQGDKLTFSIGKIEQPYTVACNTFAPATLNIKFYTFVNNERYNVLNEEIPVIKDTTTKPGTVYYYISNDELKKHFEKFHYDGSIQNEAKERFYYSKRDYDTIHNAGKYTIEGHECIYIGKSGEPMDVYYLPNGEKIDTMSAKTLFEHDDNRYNGFYSVTVQDDDGQVYSQTALRDLPAIDFVARKSTLTRTVSTKPRVEEQTQDINWECRKEDGTLSAVTWSKNKSEHTMSFTIQPDDAVRPYVIVPDNTEKPAATKEANISFYVFIDGHYKLIKNLNAEQHYIIKANSGRASRYYLRAKPDDTISKIYSEFGFTPSKLEPGADQKEKILFGYATDSRVFVQHPYKDNDGTWYIPVLKNGKDVSVYYFSQPNPLNPDRIENYFDRLTGLSSQVGLAGRHFSVEGSFHLIEVLDPLNLTKREAIKRQYVGHGEAYTVEVPKRASLEGEYYGKEIVWSCTSNDRDENEVLPEPSGDDKVKFELPNITSSYEVIADKPQNPGTVRVIYNTTRYMKKLPKESKLTPQVGNKTRHTDDYENEIEAGKHNVKSPYPLVYDHEDNDSKELEQYEFDHWDYRNKDGKWQECGAGDSISDLINNNARQPITLYAAWRKVSNQNRKQVQFYICKSAMPEDGSVALPTTNVDDYTSAVAVANCNVKASILHDVPVLGNKNPSTWEQYADGNKRVQELLQGTKPDEGYIGNGDYIYKIDRIPSDEEVFQTIRESGRMIRIGDREIPPSKLDTEFFTIYWYSFKSEMSDGWHIDGRIVAKNGYLTVKKDFVGMPEAIEEVKKDYYIQVDMDEKLLDGKPQPPAFHEHMKLVLPSEDSQKPDAEAPQAEDAPIEVVGTWTDETHTSCTWIVKADSFWKYTLKEYNYKPKDSNVKFSGWYNVRNSHEQGDNVNSWEAYPESGIQFTGRGIGRGGETLTIELENRYQKEGILTLNKFDESTGQGMEKINFAVSKNGVEEETVTTDKYGIAQLHIPLQDENKQNRTATETYLLRETNLPTGYVDTGDIQITVEIANGAFKITDAKLVDREANENQEAVTAPVDGKINGKSVLLQRGDTSLNIRNFAKTGTLHIKKTWGNPNDALMEKQVKIRLYQNGISTGQEFLLNEENGWEHTVDNVPLFQDRNPVEYKVEEIEIGKTHYSSEYGDGFLYYEVIYPEIQYFDSNGQQLFPKDGNEFKDVSKMELEVQNLHFNLAERSFLKTDDLPRNRLAGAGFLFYKVPYDDVTKEYADDTGYTVDYDNTQSKDDIVLKKDGKTCTTYRSLETDENGMLQLPEDFENGRYWMVESVTPNKKDKADKTKTQYQDNFNLYMVDVESDILFLYEKSSMTNTWRAVSDRHIVNHPQKGGVTVEITKEVTGPLGNRKKPFDMEILYWEDGQKLRSKTIRTSLKHGDKVTLKNVDISSDIIVTETVDTSKYAVSISKKEENDKYSNPVQATSNGNTAVMKQRIEAARGDVIELKITNENTQLIPETGVRLRTSRHVWLLFAISIIMILFFRRRRKIR; encoded by the coding sequence GTGAAGAGGAAAAAGAGATGGCTAAGATGGATAGCCTGGACACTTTTATTGGTTTTGTGCATGAATAGCGCAGGAACGACAGTTTTGGCAGTTTCAGTGGAAGAAGAGAATATTCCAAATATAAATAGTACTCAAGAGGGTGAAATGCGCACAGAAGATTTTATTCCGGAGGAAAGTACATCATTGTCGGAAGAGACGTCGAAAGAAGAAAATACTTCGCCATCAGAAGAGACTCCTGGAGAGGAAATCACCCCGCCATTAGAAGAGATTCCGGAGGAAGAAATTACTCCATCCCAGGGAGAGCTTTCAGAAGAAGAAAAAGCCTTCGAGGAGCAGATTGCACAAGAGGAATCACCGAAACTTCAGGAGATTTCCGAAGGATTTGATATTGATTTCTATGTCATTATTGATGGAAACAAGGTAAAGCTTCAGCATAATGACATTACCGGCATTGCAACATGGAAAGACGGAAGAACTACCTATCATGGTGTTTCCATTGAGGACCTGCTCCGGATATATGAAGAATTTGGATTTGTGAAAAACAGCGAGAGTCAGAATCCGGATGCGATAAAAAAGTTTGTATCTGCATACCGGGGAAAAAGCAGGATAGAATACGGAGAAGTTTATACAGACACAGAATCCGGAAAGACCTATGTTTCTTACAATTATGGCCAGAATAAACAAGGGGAAGCGGTAGATGTTTACTACCTTCCAAATGGAAAAGGCGTTGCATTAAATTTAAAAGATTCTGTAAAAAAGGACAATTCGTTTTATTCCGTAGAGGTAAAGGGCGAAGGGCAGGATCGGATTCGTTATGCATTAACAGGAACTGTAGTGGAAGAAGCTGTGGCTGACTTTAATCCCAAATTGCCAGACCAGACAGACCAGATCGAATGGACCTGTATGGGAACAGACGATAAGGTGATAGATGGTATACGGGAATCGGGGAACCAGACGAGATTCGCAATTGGAAAAATCACACAGTCTTATGTGATCCAGAGAGCGGATCAGACAGCCTTTGACATTCAGTTTTATATATATGCAGACAATGAGGTTCGAAAGCTGCCGGCTGATTCTCTGAAAAAGGTGTATAAATGGAACCGTCAGGGCAGATGCTATTTATCTGTCAGTGATCTTGCTGAGATTTATAGAGAGTTCGGCTTGAATGCAGAGGAAACACAGTCCGGAAATTATTTTCCATATACAGTCCGTGGTGAGAAGACATTAGCACAGGCGACAGTGGTAACTTATAAAGGACAGCAATATGTATCTTATAACCTGGACAAGCAGGAAGCAACTGTACCAACAGACGTTTATTATATGCCAAAAGGAGCATCTGATGGCGAAAAAATTCCGGATAATAATTCAGACCAGATTAAGCAGAATAAGAACAGTTTCTATTCGGTTACAGTGATCAATCCGGATGGAAATCGAACTGTGAGTTACTATAAGAAAGATTCTGCGGTCACAATTTCCGTTGATCCTGGAGATACGAAGGAAAGCGACTGGCTTTGTGCCAGTGAGGATGAAAATAAAACAATTTCTCCGGTGAAACAGGGCGATAAACTAACCTTTTCTATTGGAAAGATAGAGCAACCATATACGGTTGCATGCAACACTTTTGCACCAGCAACCTTGAACATTAAATTCTATACTTTTGTAAATAATGAGAGATATAATGTTCTAAACGAAGAAATTCCTGTTATAAAAGATACTACAACAAAGCCGGGAACAGTTTATTATTATATTTCTAATGATGAGTTAAAAAAGCATTTTGAAAAATTTCATTACGATGGTTCTATTCAAAATGAAGCAAAAGAGCGTTTTTATTATTCCAAGAGAGATTACGATACAATCCATAATGCAGGGAAATACACGATAGAAGGTCATGAATGTATTTATATAGGAAAGTCCGGAGAGCCGATGGATGTGTATTACCTGCCAAATGGAGAAAAAATTGATACCATGAGTGCAAAGACCTTATTCGAACACGACGATAATAGATATAACGGTTTTTACAGTGTGACAGTACAGGATGACGATGGACAGGTTTACAGCCAAACAGCTTTGCGTGATCTTCCGGCAATTGATTTTGTTGCAAGAAAGTCAACACTTACAAGAACAGTTAGTACAAAGCCGCGTGTAGAAGAACAAACGCAGGATATAAACTGGGAATGCAGAAAGGAAGATGGTACTCTTTCAGCAGTTACATGGAGTAAAAATAAATCAGAGCATACCATGAGCTTTACTATTCAGCCAGATGATGCAGTACGTCCATATGTGATTGTTCCTGATAATACAGAAAAACCGGCAGCAACAAAAGAAGCAAATATCAGTTTTTATGTATTTATCGATGGACATTATAAGCTGATAAAGAACCTCAATGCTGAGCAGCATTACATAATCAAAGCAAACAGTGGCCGAGCCAGTCGTTATTATTTGCGAGCTAAACCAGATGATACGATTTCTAAAATTTACAGTGAGTTTGGTTTCACTCCGAGCAAGCTGGAGCCCGGCGCAGATCAGAAAGAGAAGATTCTGTTTGGTTATGCGACAGACAGCCGTGTGTTTGTACAGCACCCTTATAAGGACAACGATGGTACATGGTATATTCCTGTCCTGAAAAACGGGAAAGATGTATCTGTCTATTATTTCTCACAGCCAAACCCACTGAATCCAGACAGAATCGAAAATTATTTTGATCGTTTGACAGGACTTTCTTCTCAGGTTGGGCTGGCAGGAAGACATTTCAGTGTAGAGGGAAGTTTTCATCTGATTGAAGTGTTGGATCCACTGAACCTGACCAAAAGAGAGGCGATTAAGAGACAGTATGTAGGCCATGGGGAAGCATATACTGTGGAAGTACCAAAGAGGGCAAGTTTAGAAGGTGAGTATTATGGCAAGGAGATTGTCTGGAGTTGTACATCTAATGACAGGGACGAAAATGAGGTTCTTCCGGAACCGTCCGGAGATGATAAGGTAAAATTTGAACTGCCTAATATTACCTCATCTTATGAGGTGATTGCAGACAAACCCCAGAACCCCGGAACGGTCAGAGTGATCTATAATACGACCCGTTATATGAAGAAGCTTCCAAAAGAATCTAAGTTGACCCCTCAGGTTGGAAATAAGACAAGACATACAGATGATTATGAGAATGAAATAGAAGCTGGAAAACATAACGTCAAGTCACCATATCCGCTAGTTTATGATCATGAAGATAATGACAGCAAAGAGTTGGAACAGTATGAATTCGATCATTGGGATTACAGAAACAAAGACGGAAAGTGGCAGGAATGCGGTGCAGGGGATTCTATTTCTGATCTTATAAATAATAATGCAAGACAGCCAATCACCCTCTATGCAGCGTGGCGTAAGGTGAGTAACCAAAATCGAAAACAGGTACAGTTTTATATCTGTAAGTCAGCGATGCCGGAAGATGGTTCGGTAGCATTACCAACCACGAATGTAGACGATTATACAAGTGCGGTTGCCGTGGCAAACTGTAATGTGAAGGCAAGTATATTGCATGATGTTCCAGTTCTTGGAAATAAGAATCCATCTACGTGGGAACAGTATGCGGATGGAAATAAGAGAGTGCAAGAACTTTTGCAGGGAACTAAACCAGATGAGGGATATATTGGAAATGGAGACTATATCTACAAGATAGATAGAATTCCTTCCGATGAAGAGGTATTCCAGACAATTCGTGAAAGTGGACGTATGATTCGCATCGGAGACAGGGAAATTCCGCCATCGAAATTAGATACCGAATTCTTCACCATTTATTGGTATTCTTTCAAAAGTGAAATGTCCGATGGGTGGCATATTGACGGCCGTATTGTAGCAAAAAATGGTTACCTGACAGTAAAGAAAGATTTTGTCGGAATGCCGGAAGCAATAGAGGAAGTCAAGAAAGATTATTATATCCAGGTAGATATGGATGAAAAGCTTTTAGATGGAAAACCTCAGCCACCTGCATTTCATGAGCATATGAAACTTGTGCTTCCTTCAGAAGATAGCCAGAAACCGGATGCAGAAGCTCCGCAAGCGGAGGATGCTCCAATAGAAGTTGTAGGTACATGGACAGATGAAACACATACAAGCTGTACGTGGATCGTTAAGGCGGACTCATTCTGGAAATACACATTAAAAGAGTACAACTATAAGCCAAAAGATTCGAATGTAAAATTTTCGGGTTGGTACAATGTTCGCAATTCTCATGAACAAGGAGATAATGTAAATTCATGGGAAGCATATCCAGAAAGTGGAATTCAATTCACAGGACGTGGAATTGGACGCGGTGGTGAGACTCTTACGATTGAATTGGAGAACCGTTATCAGAAAGAGGGAATACTCACACTGAACAAATTTGATGAGTCTACCGGACAGGGAATGGAGAAGATCAATTTTGCTGTCAGTAAGAACGGTGTTGAGGAGGAAACGGTAACAACTGATAAATACGGAATCGCACAACTTCATATTCCGTTACAAGATGAGAACAAACAGAATCGAACGGCAACTGAGACGTATTTGTTGCGAGAGACAAACTTACCGACGGGATATGTAGACACAGGAGATATACAGATCACAGTTGAGATTGCCAATGGAGCATTCAAAATCACTGATGCAAAATTGGTGGATAGGGAGGCTAACGAAAATCAGGAGGCTGTTACAGCACCAGTTGATGGTAAGATAAACGGAAAATCCGTTCTGCTTCAGCGAGGAGATACCAGCCTTAATATCCGAAATTTTGCTAAAACAGGCACTCTGCATATCAAAAAGACATGGGGAAATCCAAATGATGCACTGATGGAAAAACAGGTGAAAATCAGATTGTATCAGAATGGAATTTCTACAGGACAGGAATTCCTGCTGAATGAAGAGAACGGATGGGAACACACAGTCGACAATGTTCCACTATTCCAGGACAGAAATCCGGTGGAATATAAGGTGGAAGAAATTGAGATAGGAAAGACACATTATTCTTCGGAATACGGGGATGGTTTCCTATATTATGAAGTTATTTATCCAGAGATTCAGTATTTCGATTCAAATGGACAACAATTATTCCCAAAGGATGGGAATGAGTTCAAGGATGTTTCCAAGATGGAACTGGAAGTGCAGAATCTGCATTTCAATCTTGCTGAACGAAGTTTCTTAAAGACGGATGATCTTCCAAGAAACCGACTTGCTGGTGCAGGTTTTCTGTTCTACAAAGTACCGTATGATGATGTTACGAAAGAATATGCGGATGATACAGGATATACAGTAGATTATGACAATACACAGAGCAAGGACGATATCGTTCTGAAAAAGGATGGAAAAACGTGTACGACGTATCGTTCCTTAGAAACAGATGAAAATGGAATGCTTCAATTACCGGAGGACTTTGAGAACGGACGATACTGGATGGTAGAATCTGTTACTCCAAACAAAAAGGACAAAGCAGATAAAACCAAAACACAGTATCAGGATAACTTTAATTTATATATGGTCGATGTAGAATCCGATATTTTATTCCTATATGAGAAATCATCGATGACAAATACCTGGAGAGCTGTTTCGGACAGACATATCGTCAATCATCCGCAAAAAGGCGGGGTGACGGTTGAGATTACAAAGGAAGTCACTGGTCCACTTGGAAACCGCAAGAAGCCATTTGATATGGAAATTCTCTATTGGGAAGATGGTCAAAAGCTGCGTAGCAAGACAATTAGAACTTCTTTGAAACATGGAGATAAAGTTACATTAAAAAATGTAGATATATCTTCGGATATCATAGTAACAGAAACTGTTGATACATCAAAATACGCTGTTTCGATTTCTAAAAAAGAAGAGAATGATAAGTATTCAAATCCAGTGCAGGCAACATCGAATGGAAATACAGCTGTCATGAAACAGCGGATTGAGGCTGCGCGAGGAGATGTGATTGAGTTAAAAATCACAAACGAAAACACACAATTAATACCGGAAACAGGGGTTCGTCTGAGAACAAGCAGGCATGTATGGTTACTATTTGCCATAAGTATTATCATGATTCTGTTTTTCAGAAGAAGACGGAAAATAAGATAA